In one window of Brachyhypopomus gauderio isolate BG-103 chromosome 16, BGAUD_0.2, whole genome shotgun sequence DNA:
- the LOC143477367 gene encoding olfactory receptor 52K1-like: MQNLTAGNISFTTFKFIFYTLGEWRPLLFIPHFLMFLLSTVSNSTLIYLIISQKTLHSPMHVLIGLLALLDLCSPIFIIPNMLLSFLFNWDSISLTGCLIQMFCIHYICSFQSTLLLWMALDRFFAICRPLYYHKHMEVPNFLKFVIAPLIRNLSLVVLIVALAGRLSFCGTNEIHHCFCEHMALVQLGCGDISINNIIGLTAVFLIPTVDFVFIATSYVMIFTSVMKSGKSHLKAINTCVTHIFVIIVSLSCVLIAFLSYRIRNEFSSGSRIFLSTLYILFPSCFNPIIYGVRTKEIREQFLKFIKNINILSP, encoded by the coding sequence ATGCAGAATCTTACTGCAGGAAATATTTCATTCACAACTTTCAAATTCATTTTCTATACTTTGGGGGAATGGAGGCCTCTTCTTTTCATTCCACATTTCCTGATGTTTTTATTATCTACTGTCTCAAACTCCACTCttatatatttaattatatCTCAGAAAACATTGCACTCTCCTATGCATGTACTAATAGGCCTACTGGCTTTGCTTGACTTGTGTTCTCCAATATTTATTATACCCAATATGCTACTCAGCTTTCTTTTTAACTGGGACTCGATTTCTCTTACAGGCTGTTTAATACAAATGTTTTGCATTCATTATATTTGTTCATTTCAGTCTACTCTTCTGTTGTGGATGGCATTGGATCGGTTCTTTGCCATATGCAGACCTCTTTATTATCACAAACATATGGAAGTCCCTAATTTCCTTAAATTTGTCATTGCACCACTTATTAGAAATTTAAGTTTAGTTGTTTTAATTGTCGCTTTGGCTGGAAGATTGTCTTTCTGTGGGACAAATGAAATACATCACTGTTTTTGTGAACACATGGCATTGGTCCAGCTGGGCTGTGGAGATATTTCTATTAACAACATAATAGGACTTACAGCTGTTTTTCTGATACCAACTGTAGATTTTGTTTTCATTGCAACATCCTATGTAATGATATTTACTTCTGTAATGAAATCTGGAAAGTCtcatttaaaagctattaacACTTGTGTTACACATATCTTTGTCATAATAGTTAGTTTGTCATGTGTTTTAATTGCTTTTTTGTCATACAGAATAAGAAATGAGTTCTCTTCAGGAAGCAGAATTTTTCTGAGTACATTGTACATACTTTTTCCAAGCTGTTTTAACCCAATTATTTATGGAGTAAGGACAAAAGAAATAAGAGAACAGTTTCTaaaattcattaaaaatataaatattttatcaCCGTGA